One Pseudomonas sp. FP1742 genomic window carries:
- a CDS encoding CopD family copper resistance protein: MLYPLFLTLHLFAALIFIGTVFFEVLFLESIRKQLPVKVMLLIEQGIGRRARTLIPWVLLVLFGAGAGMVWLRYLPVLATPVASSLGTLLMLKIVVAVSVLLHFLVAMFLFKSGRMSARYLHLIHGSLFCHMIVIVLLAKWMFYLTW; the protein is encoded by the coding sequence ATGCTCTATCCGCTGTTTCTGACGTTGCACCTGTTTGCCGCGCTGATTTTCATTGGCACGGTGTTCTTCGAAGTCCTGTTCCTTGAAAGTATCCGTAAACAGCTGCCCGTGAAGGTCATGTTGCTGATCGAGCAGGGTATCGGCCGACGGGCACGCACCTTGATTCCATGGGTCTTGCTGGTGTTGTTCGGTGCCGGGGCGGGGATGGTCTGGCTGCGCTATTTACCGGTCCTCGCCACACCAGTGGCCTCATCGCTTGGCACATTGCTGATGTTGAAGATCGTGGTGGCCGTCAGCGTACTGCTGCATTTCCTGGTCGCCATGTTTCTGTTCAAAAGTGGCCGGATGAGTGCTCGTTACCTGCATTTGATCCATGGCAGCCTGTTCTGCCACATGATCGTCATCGTACTGTTGGCCAAGTGGATGTTTTACCTGACGTGGTGA
- a CDS encoding coproporphyrinogen III oxidase, translating into MLNLFHNPGELNVRCDQGVLDRNCHVDTEKFHGGIGSLDLLRALRVSRQKCRPLSLNVQLPSNLKPALWSPRDSSWEHSGVEHYLQRLQHEIDLVGCHLGSGQRVEQFHLGGGTPAIAHLNRLMNHLRGRFNFLGHECGDYSIEVDLHHTDWSTMGMLRDLGFNHVSIGVPDIGADSAMSVACYQNPAPIHSLIDAARTFGYRSINVDLGYGHTWQTPESFALKLATIIELEPDRLLVFDYARPPQRYRPKAADRIRAFCSEEDKGAMRRICFEQLIGAGYHYIGLGQFVRPDDDLAIAQERGRLCRNHEGFTRHGYCDHIGFGLGAISQIDDLYAQNTDEPERYQQQLDMDQLPTSRGWRCEAGNQASHRVMERLACDLELDIPAIERRYGLIFRQYFSAAWPVLEQLSRDGLIELSDRFISILPAGRPHVDAVCNLFEKDSGGAGHPSHCEWVDHDNFI; encoded by the coding sequence ATGCTCAATTTATTTCACAACCCCGGTGAGCTGAACGTCCGGTGTGATCAAGGCGTGCTCGACCGCAACTGCCATGTAGACACTGAAAAATTTCATGGCGGCATCGGCTCTCTGGATCTGCTTCGTGCATTGCGCGTCAGCCGTCAGAAGTGCCGTCCGCTGTCGCTGAACGTGCAACTGCCTTCTAACCTCAAGCCTGCCTTGTGGTCCCCTCGCGATAGTTCATGGGAGCACAGTGGGGTCGAACACTATCTTCAGCGTCTGCAACATGAGATCGACCTCGTCGGTTGTCATCTGGGCTCCGGGCAGCGGGTCGAGCAGTTTCATCTGGGGGGCGGAACACCCGCCATCGCCCACCTGAACCGTTTGATGAATCACCTGCGTGGCCGATTCAACTTTCTTGGACATGAATGCGGTGACTACAGCATAGAAGTGGACCTTCACCATACGGATTGGTCGACCATGGGCATGCTGCGTGACCTGGGGTTCAACCATGTCAGCATCGGCGTTCCGGACATCGGTGCCGACAGTGCGATGTCGGTGGCCTGCTACCAGAACCCGGCACCGATCCATTCGCTTATCGATGCCGCTCGTACCTTCGGCTATCGATCCATCAATGTCGATCTGGGTTATGGCCATACCTGGCAGACGCCGGAAAGTTTTGCGCTGAAACTGGCAACCATCATCGAGCTGGAGCCAGACCGGCTGCTGGTGTTTGATTATGCCCGGCCACCTCAGCGCTATCGGCCAAAGGCCGCAGACAGAATCCGGGCGTTTTGCAGCGAGGAAGATAAAGGCGCCATGCGCCGGATCTGCTTTGAGCAGTTGATCGGCGCCGGTTATCACTACATTGGCCTGGGGCAGTTTGTCCGGCCCGATGACGATTTGGCGATTGCTCAGGAGCGCGGCCGGTTATGTCGCAATCATGAGGGGTTTACCCGTCACGGCTATTGCGACCATATCGGGTTCGGTCTGGGCGCTATCAGTCAGATCGACGATTTGTATGCGCAAAACACCGACGAGCCGGAACGGTATCAGCAGCAGCTGGACATGGACCAATTGCCGACGAGTCGTGGCTGGCGCTGTGAGGCGGGGAATCAGGCCAGCCACAGGGTCATGGAACGCCTGGCGTGTGATCTGGAGCTGGATATCCCGGCTATCGAGAGGCGCTATGGACTCATTTTTCGCCAGTACTTTTCCGCCGCCTGGCCTGTGCTGGAGCAGTTGAGCCGTGACGGGTTGATCGAGCTGTCTGACCGTTTCATCAGTATTCTTCCGGCCGGTCGGCCGCATGTGGATGCCGTCTGCAACCTGTTTGAAAAGGACTCGGGCGGTGCGGGGCATCCGTCCCATTGCGAGTGGGTTGACCATGACAACTTCATTTGA